The following are encoded together in the Cheilinus undulatus linkage group 3, ASM1832078v1, whole genome shotgun sequence genome:
- the si:ch1073-335m2.2 gene encoding msx2-interacting protein isoform X2: MVRETRHLWVGNLPEHVREEKIVEHFKRYGRVESVKVLRKRGSEGGVAAFVDFVDIKSAQKAHNAVNKMGDRDLRTDYNEPGSVPSAVRGLEDSSPSSSRDVTGFSRGTVGPVFGPPVPLHTREGRYERRIDGSESRDRAYEHSPYGHHDRGGTFDRQRHYNADYYRDRSMFAAAGPGSSAIAGSFEPSDPHFDSRIRDPFTLTNSTRRDLYRDDRGRRVDRTYHHRRSRSSHSSQSRHPSPQRTTGQTSKTPHSPKRAPLSPGRGQRSRSRSRSSSSDSVSSTSSTGSGSDSNSSSSDGSRARSVQSSATHAPPPSSMVLDSDEPRRSFGIKVQNLPVRSTDTSLKDGLFHEFKKHGKVTSVQIHGASEDRYGLVFFRQQEDQEKALNVSKGKHFFGMPIEVTAWNGPETESENEFRPLDGRIDEFHPKATRTLFIGNLEKTTSYQQLLDIFQRFGEIVDIDIKKVNGVPQYAFVQYSDIASVCKAIKKMDGEYLGSNRLKLGFGKSMPTTCVWLDGLATSITEQYLTRHFCRYGHVVKVVFDRLKGMALILYNNTDFAQAAVRETKGWKIGGNKIKVDFASQESQMAFYRSMQASGQDIRDFYEIPPERREERRPPYHEFTAERAYYENIRTPGLYPEEARREYAARSRERFPELEHYQGDHFDPRYHEDPRDYRDYRDPFEQDIRKYTYIQRERERERERFEADRSRWSPSHPRRPITPSVSPSPSDRAPRDSERRVFSQSSERSGSVSSMSPPHFDKSDKTLLDHASKSEKTEKSSQPERVVGAEKTKRAKRKEKGEKVEKNKSKKAKGQSPSNLLPETEPETGFDGSSGRGRLSDQEAHERQKSKGDSDSGNLLSAVHHDSTKNDRSETSKGENLELDGKNRPKKHLKSDVGSDGKELSVDSDRLAARKRRFADPSGRTVRQKRSRHEEEDGIQSSEFGASAAFLKEPETDKHRDSQRRDSRLKAEKSGTQKDGQEDLRGQQEKSEGSLDPLELKRHQGHTSSRRFSHEGVVEQSSVREQEHHLAFKFGTQNAETDKSAETKEHYVDIDLSQSYRKQMEQNRRLHQQQQQRESDKTDKPESPQGSETEDLEHRSLVHEVGKPPEDVTDNFPSYKLKKLDQFDTESGTKRERVYRSFRQKSEDPDWNNTSSPGHQHFPHHAEEDFVDPSQKELSRNEEKLHTDLELLVKRTHNTQVNKPNTPLLNLEEEQQKRWERRVKHDLLPDLSFSRSLGKNIHNRKRLEYGIWHDLEPGEVRSDTEEDRENKSQSPVPSTSMPFSDRQRIERFSDPKLAHLERNKFYSFALDHTITPDTKALLERAKSLSSSREDNWSFLDYDSHFASFRNRKDVEKVESTPRPTPSWYMKKKKIRSGSEDKLDDRKEEPKPEEQERRELFASRFLHSAVFELDSRRLQHLERKHEEPEQTQNQQPGQQGAVDGELDTGPVVLFHSRFLELTRLQQKNKTPQPQEAKGDTIITDEKMDKASVPEQHALQSTETTEATLEPEIKPISPVEELNSEPQLTPTPATQFVIKELPSADQKSAVSDPPPESNPPLSFVKDELKEEVKEIEPVVSVQHPSTEIPSDSSPAQIAAPEPCYSEERCKPSPPEEKLEISTEDSTPIGTGKSGWQDSHDEFVSSSETEQNPETTQSNVPEPTSPKPPSLAEELDVSKKENLPTFKAVAEPEGGKTVEVDKEQMPTDNDTNDEPILPQKELKSKEVKTKKSKQSPARVSPVPVVSTPTSEKPATRKSERIDKEKLKRGSSPRAETKSTGKSPIHSTEPDIAESSISVGRARRRNVKSVYATPVEDDPPVRSGKDTAELPRSARKRGSDKDATQQQIIEQDPPAPTPVTKRGRPPKNRRPVDEISTVKVEKSKMDNKDTDSNESESGEKIPKALKGKTSPHGTKGQLNQMSTVLSTGSSRKGDKTDPVEDDEQEMDLTDEDSSALQDPSNLSKEDPSIIVEQKKEEKDGQGREFCRDKDVLNEKASGAKSNGKEADTRVLEEKPNPEKDKIVRGKTKLTRTPKSPVLKNLKIRLNVTEVKDLLQLGEDEPGSQEDSSKKLRSGDQGENVSNFTNANGGGSSSEEKGNVTLEQTEPKDTSKSLISQERELEQAVQNIAKLTVPAFPAEPPTPPVTLTEVKGDQEEEKPSNPASETELMAAIDSITAEESTVAVTQAPPPSAEMGSEPEMQDFVQPAKDDEPETTLSIQEEPVLQTPTKRGSKGRPKTPKRPKGQKQVKKDSKEGLPTNEELSTPLENSVKAVSETTQSATAAVITPITWNPEPEPSPVRTTHVHTNLEPPCEEQNQNLKPVNPRSKSPICLKPPQVTPESVAPSLSPLANRPSIRPTQTSRIPVSPPDWRHQSKEMGPSSSPVMPIVSKENQPLLSDSENMDVVHGTSDLRQILMKHKNISLTSSGSIPSSLPTLHDQNLSESNAPSAAVPNKPLVPDNRMPVHPTPPIVRPPASLPSPETKSVISVIASTATSVISRVCNPSEPEDKLNMNIGNPCVDIAVPKQTYRSSKEDTGLYHVGEEGGSTGRFIVESPSLGTGSCPGLRVNTSEGVVVLSHSGQKTEGPQRISAKISQIPQATAGDMESQQLVSMPQIKQELYGHSHSGLQKGPSSQADHGHLGKTQSTLSSTKQESAVEKMESTFQSGPQGVVKRLTQGNQQVMSYHQEYMQMKHPKKMDTADHHSTDGNKPAWTSAISPAISPHLPSPPGNHVGFVAAASERASSHISGVKQEPRSPRKSNHPHSPFTKVSSPIGSSSPKGIPVMLSTGIPAMQQFITGVHHPEQSVIMPPHSVPGGLGRMSPHRVTQAIPVGHLVQGDVRVNTPPLSVMNYGMHGEALASPWSGSMQQRPTSPQAVGREKVLKVNPGSLRGHEGEQDEPRRFHQAPGRQPGAQIKQETLQSDPRGPLRGNVQLETYMAQRDMRVLLHQQGERLATDPHSGHIQEPLPPSSAPSSLPLSLSPRAHVLSKGVSEKDITKPLEAKQPHSPLAKDGLMGIRQSGQAIASPQRVQLMTPGLGGSFPEYSSIYTNPRGIHSQIPETSSAGMNQPPLSITPTLGADLQTKPDGKMTQPVNMVQLLTKYPIVWQGLLALKNDTAAVQLHFVCGNKALAHRSLPLQEGGALLRIVQRMRLEASQLESVARRMTGDSDFCLLLALPCGRDQEDVLHQTQALKAAFINYLQTKLAAGIINIPNPGSNQPAYVLQIFPPCEFSESHLSQLAPDLLNRISSISPHLMIVITSV, from the exons ATGGTTCGGGAAACCAGACACCTTTGGGTGGGAAATTTACCCGAACATGTTCGAGAGGAGAAAATTGTGGAGCATTTTAAAAG GTATGGGCGCGTGGAAAGTGTTAAAGTTCTGCGGAAGCGAGGGTCAGAAGGTGGTGTCGCAGCTTTTGTGGATTTTGTGGATATCAAAAGTGCACAGAAAGCTCATAATGCTGTCAACAAAATGGGAGATAGGGACCTTCGGACAGACTACAATGAACCTGGGTCAGTGCCTAGTGCTGTTCGGGGCCTTGAAGACAGCTCCCCTTCAAGCAGTCGAGACGTAACAGGATTCTCTAGGGGAACAGTTGGTCCAGTGTTTGGCCCACCTGTGCCCCTTCACACCAGAGAGGGACGTTATGAACGAAGAATAGATGG CTCAGAGAGCCGTGACCGTGCATATGAACACAGCCCATATGGACATCATGACCGTGGTGGCACTTTTGACAGGCAGCGTCATTACAATGCTGATTATTACCGGGATCGTTCtatgtttgctgctgctggccCAGGAAGTAGTGCTATTGCCGGAAGCTTTGAGCCATCAGATCCACATTTTGACTCTAGAATTAGAGACCCCTTTACGCTTACTAACTCTACAAGACGTGACCTATACAGAGATGACCGAGGTCGACGTGTTGATAGGACCTACCATCATCGACGGAGCCGATCATCTCATTCGTCCCAGTCAAGGCATCCATCCCCACAGCGGACCACAGGACAGACCTCTAAAACTCCTCATTCCCCTAAAAGAGCTCCTTTGTCCCCTGGGAGAGGCCAGCGATCTCGATCCCGCAGCAGGTCTTCAAGCTCAGACTCTGTCAGCAGTACCAGCAGCACAGGCAGCGGCAG TGATTCAAACAGCAGTTCAAGCGATGGTTCTCGGGCACGTTCTGTACAATCTTCAGCTACGCACGCACCTCCTCCGTCTTCCATGGTGCTCGACTCCGATGAGCCACGCAGAAGCTTTGGAATTAAAGTGCAAAACCTACCAGTGCGCTCCACGG ACACAAGTTTAAAAGATGGCCTTTTCCATGAATTCAAGAAACATGGTAAAGTGACTTCAGTGCAGATCCATGGAGCATCAGAAGACCGCTATGGTTTGGTGTTTTTTAGACAgcaggaggatcaggagaaaGCCCTGAATGTTTCCAAAGGAAAGCATTTCTTTGGCATGCCTATTGAAGTCACTGCTTGGAATGGTCCTG AAACAGAGAGTGAAAATGAGTTCAGGCCTTTGGATGGGCGCATAGATGAGTTTCATCCCAAGGCCACAAGGACACTGTTCATAGGCAACCTTGAGAAGACCACCAGTTATCAACAGCTCCTAGACATTTTTCAGCGATTTGGAGAAATCGTG gaTATTGACATCAAGAAAGTGAATGGAGTTCCACAGTATGCCTTTGTGCAGTATTCCGATATTGCAAGTGTCTGCAAGGCCATtaagaagatggatggagagTATCTGGGTAGCAACAGACTAAAG CTTGGATTTGGGAAGAGTATGCCCACGACATGTGTTTGGCTGGATGGTTTGGCAACCAGTATTACAGAACAATATCTCACAAGGCATTTCTGCCGCTATGGACATGTTGTCAAG GTTGTGTTTGACAGATTGAAAGGGATGGCTTTAATCTTGTACAACAACACAGACTTTGCTCAGGCAGCTGTAAGAGAGACCAAAGGTTGGAAAATTGGAGGcaataaaataaag GTGGATTTTGCAAGTCAGGAGAGTCAGATGGCATTCTACAGATCTATGCAGGCATCTGGTCAAGACATCAGAGACTTCTATGAAATCCCTCCTGAAAGACG AGAGGAACGCAGACCTCCATACCATGAATTTACAGCAGAAAGGGCATACTATGAGAATATCAGAACCCCTGGGCTCTATCCAGAGGAAGCTCGAAGAGAATATGCAGCTCGCAGCAGAGAACGGTTTCCTGAACTTGAACACTATCAGGGTGATCACTTCGATCCACGTTATCATGAAGATCCAAGagactacagggactacagagACCCCTTTGAGCAAGACATCCGGAAATATACTTACATTcaaagggagagagaaagagaacgAGAACGATTTGAGGCTGACCGCAGCAGGTGGAGCCCCTCCCATCCAAGGCGACCTATTACTCCATCAGTATCACCCTCACCATCTGATCGTGCTCCCAGAGACTCCGAACGACGGGTTTTCAGCCAGTCTTCTGAGCGAAGTGGTAGTGTGAGTTCAATGTCACCACCACACTTTGACAAATCGGATAAAACCCTGCTGGATCATGCTTCAAAGAGTGAAAAAACTGAGAAGAGCAGCCAACCAGAACGTGTGGTGGGTGCTGAGAAAACAAAACGTGCCAAACGAAAAGAGAAGGgtgaaaaagtagaaaaaaataaatcaaaaaaggCAAAGGGGCAATCCCCATCAAACCTTTTACCTGAAACTGAGCCAGAGACCGGTTTTGATGGAAGTTCTGGAAGAGGACGGCTATCAGACCAGGAAGCTCATGAGAGGCAGAAATCTAAAGGGGATAGTGACAGTGGAAATTTACTGTCAGCTGTTCACCATGATTCTACTAAGAATGACAGATCTGAAACGAGTAAAGGTGAAAATTTGGAATTGGATGGAAAAAATCGACCAAAGAAACATCTTAAGTCAGATGTTGGAAGTGATGGAAAAGAATTGTCAGTGGATTCAGATCGGCTTGCTGCCAGAAAAAGAAGATTTGCAGATCCAAGTGGAAGGACTGTTCGTCAGAAAAGAAGCAGACATGAGGAAGAGGATGGTATTCAGTCCTCTGAATTTGGTGCTAGTGCTGCATTTTTAAAGGAGCCCGAAactgacaaacacagagattCCCAACGGAGAGATTCAAGGCTCAAAgctgaaaaaagtggcacacagAAGGATGGCCAGGAGGACCTTAGGGGACAACAAGAGAAATCAGAGGGATCTCTAGACCCTTTAGAGTTGAAACGTCATCAAGGGCACACGTCATCCAGAAGATTTTCACATGAAGGAGTAGTTGAACAAAGCAGTGTAAGAGAACAAGAGCATCATCTTGCTTTTAAATTCGGTACTCAAAAtgctgaaactgacaaaagtgctGAGACAAAGGAACACTATGTGGACATTGATCTCTCTCAGAGTTACCGCAAGCAGATGGAGCAAAATAGAAGGTTGCACCAGCAGCAACAGCAACGTGAGtctgacaaaactgacaaaccaGAAAGTCCTCAAGGAAGTGAAACAGAGGACTTGGAACATCGCAGTCTTGTGCATGAAGTTGGTAAACCACCTGAGGATGTCACAGATAATTTCCCATCTTACAAACTAAAGAAACTAGACCAATTTGACACAGAATCTGGGACAAAGAGGGAGCGTGTCTACCGGAGCTTTAGACAAAAAAGTGAAGATCCTGACTGGAACAATACTTCCTCTCCAGGACACCAACATTTTCCTCACCATGCTGAAGAAGACTTTGTGGATCCTTCTCAAAAAGAGCTGAGTAGAAATGAGGAAAAGCTACACACTGATCTGGAGCTTTTGGTCAAAAGGACACATAACACTCAggtaaacaaaccaaacactCCTTTACTTAATTTGGAAGAAGAGCAACAAAAGAGATGGGAGAGAAGAGTAAAACACGACTTGTTACCAGACCTGAGCTTCTCCAGAAGTCTAGGTAAAAATATTCATAATCGCAAGCGTTTGGAATATGGTATTTGGCATGACTTGGAGCCTGGGGAAGTACGGTCTGACACTGAGGAGGACAGAGAGAACAAATCCCAGTCCCCTGTTCCCTCAACGTCTATGCCTTTTTCTGATAGGCAAAGGATTGAAAGGTTTTCAGACCCAAAACTAGCACATCTTGAAAGAAACAAATTCTACTCCTTTGCACTTGACCATACCATCACACCTGATACAAAGGCTCTGCTCGAACGAGCAAAATCTTTGTCATCTTCTAGAGAAGATAATTGGTCATTTTTAGATTATGATTCTCACTTTGCAAGTTTCCGCAACAGAAAAGATGTAGAGAAAGTGGAATCAACACCGAGACCTACACCCTCCTGgtacatgaaaaagaaaaagattcgAAGTGGATCTGAAGATAAACTGGATGATAGGAAGGAGGAGCCCAAGCCAGAGGAACAGGAACGCAGAGAACTTTTTGCTTCCCGGTTCCTTCATAGTGCCGTCTTTGAGCTTGATTCTAGACGACTTCAACACTTGGAGCGCAAGCATGAAGAACCTGAGCAAACACAAAACCAACAACCTGGTCAGCAAGGGGCAGTGGATGGTGAACTTGACACAGGGCCAGTTGTCCTATTTCATAGCCGTTTTTTGGAACTCACACGattacaacagaaaaataaaactccaCAGCCGCAAGAGGCAAAAGGGGACACAATAATCACAGATGAGAAAATGGATAAGGCATCTGTTCCTGAGCAACATGCTTTGCAGtccactgaaacaacagaagcTACCTTGGAGCCGGAAATTAAACCCATTAGTCCTGTTGAAGAGCTGAATTCTGAGCCCCAGCTCACACCAACACCTGCCACACAATTTGTGATCAAGGAGCTCCCTTCAGCAGATCAGAAAAGTGCTGTCTCAGATCCACCCCCTGAATCAAACCCCCCTTTGTCTTTTGTAAAGGATGAGTTAAAGGAGGAAGTTAAAGAAATTGAACCTGTTGTGTCGGTGCAGCATCCATCAACAGAGATACCATCTGATTCCTCACCTGCACAAATAGCAGCACCAGAACCCTGCTACTCAGAGGAAAGATGTAAGCCATCTCCCCcagaagaaaaactggaaatttCAACAGAGGACTCAACACCTATTGGTACAGGAAAATCTGGCTGGCAAGACTCTCATGATGAGTTTGTTAGCAGTTCAGAAACAGAGCAGAACCCTGAAACAACACAGTCAAATGTGCCAGAACCCACTAGCCCTAAACCACCTAGTCTTGCAGAGGAATTAGATGTATCAAAGAAAGAGAACCTCCCTACATTTAAAGCAGTAGCAGAGCCTGAGGGAGGGAAGACAGTTGAAGTTGATAAAGAACAAATGCCAACTGATAATGACACAAACGATGAGCCTATTTTGCCACAAAAGGAGCTTAAAAGTAAAGaagttaaaactaaaaagtcCAAGCAGTCTCCTGCTCGAGTTTCACCTGTTCCTGTTGTTTCTACCCCCACTTCTGAGAAGCCTGCAACACGCAAGAGTGAGCGCATTGACAAAGAGAAGCTAAAACGTGGATCATCGCCAAGAGCTGAAACAAAGTCCACAGGCAAATCTCCTATTCATAGCACAGAACCTGATATAGCAGAGTCCAGCATATCAGTAGGCAGAGCAAGACGACGAAATGTTAAATCAGTCTATGCCACCCCGGTCGAAGATGATCCACCAGTTCGTTCTGGCAAGGATACAGCAGAGTTGCCTCGCTCTGCGCGAAAACGAGGTTCAGACAAAGATGCCACACAGCAACAAATAATTGAACAGGATCCACCTGCTCCTACCCCTGTAACGAAACGAGGCCGTCCTCCAAAAAATCGCAGACCAGTTGACGAGATTTCAACAGTTAAAGTAGAAAAATCGAAAATGGACAACAAAGACACTGATTCAAATGAGtcagaaagtggtgaaaaaattcCAAAAGCGTTAAAAGGGAAAACATCCCCACATGGCACAAAGGGTCAGTTGAATCAGATGTCCACAGTTCTGAGCACTGGTTCATCAAGGAAGGGGGATAAAACTGATCCGGTTGAGGATGATGAACAGGAAATGGACTTGACAGATGAAGACTCTTCAGCTTTGCAAGATCCATCAAATTTATCTAAAGAAGATCCATCAATAATAGTTGaacaaaagaaagaggaaaaagatgGACAAGGCAGAGAGTTTTGCAGAGATAAAGATGTTCTCAATGAAAAGGCTAGTGGGGCTAAATCAAATGGGAAAGAGGCAGATACCAGAGTCTTGGAAGAGAAACCCAAcccagaaaaagacaaaattgttAGAGGAAAGACCAAGCTAACAAGGACTCCAAAATCTCCTGTCCtaaaaaacctcaaaatcaGACTGAATGTCACAGAAGTGAAAGATCTCCTTCAGTTGGGGGAAGATGAGCCTGGGAGTCAAGAGGATTCTTCCAAAAAGTTAAGGTCTGGTGACCAAGGTGAGAATGTTTCAAATTTCACAAATGCTAATGGAGGAGGTTCCAGCAGTGAAGAAAAGGGAAATGTTACTTTGGAACAAACAGAGCCAAAGGACACATCAAAAAGCTTGATTTCACAGGAGCGGGAGTTGGAACAGGCTGTGCAGAACATAGCTAAACTTACAGTTCCAGCATTTCCTGCAGAACCACCAACACCTCCTGTTACACTTACAGAGGTAAAAGGTGACCAAGAGGAGGAAAAGCCTTCAAATCCTGCTAGTGAGACAGAGCTAATGGCTGCTATTGATTCGATAACTGCAGAGGAGTCAACTGTAGCAGTTACCCAAGCTCCTCCACCAAGTGCAGAGATGGGTTCAGAACCTGAGATGCAAGACTTCGTTCAGCCTGCAAAGGATGATGAACCTGAAACTACACTCTCCATACAGGAAGAGCCTGTACTCCAAACCCCAACCAAAAGGGGTAGCAAGGGAAGACCTAAAACACCTAAACGCCCTAAAGGCCAAAAGCAAGTAAAAAAGGATTCAAAGGAAGGACTTCCAACAAATGAGGAACTGTCAACTCCTTTAGAAAATAGTGTGAAGGCTGTTTCTGAAACAACTCAATCAGCAACTGCAGCTGTCATTACTCCTATCACCTGGAATCCAGAGCCTGAGCCTTCACCTGTCAGGACTACGCATGTACATACAAATTTAGAGCCACCCTGTGAAGAACAGAATCAAAATCTTAAACCTGTCAACCCCCGGTCAAAGAGTCCAATATGCCTGAAGCCCCCACAGGTCACACCAGAGTCTGTTGCCccttctctgtctcctcttGCTAACAGACCAAGTATCAGACCAACTCAAACAAGTAGAATTCCTGTTTCACCTCCCGATTGGCGGCACCAGTCTAAAGAAATGGGACCCTCCTCCTCACCTGTCATGCCAATAGTATCGAAGGAAAACCAACCTTTGCTGTCAGACTCAGAAAACATGGATGTTGTTCATGGTACAAGTGACTTGAGACAAATTcttatgaaacacaaaaatatttcacttacGAGCAGTGGTTCTATTCCAAGTAGTCTGCctaccctgcatgatcagaacCTCTCGGAAAGTAATGCTCCATCAGCTGCTGTACCAAATAAACCACTAGTACCAGATAATAGAATGCCAGTCCATCCTACTCCACCAATTGTTCGACCTCCAGCTTCACTACCATCTCCTGAGACGAAATCTGTGATCTCTGTTATAGCATCTACTGCAACTTCTGTTATCAGTCGTGTTTGCAATCCATCTGAGCCTGAAGATAAATTAAACATGAACATTGGAAATCCCTGTGTGGATATTGCTGTACCTAAACAAACTTATAGGTCAAGTAAAGAGGACACTGGATTATATCATGTTGGTGAAGAAGGGGGAAGTACTGGACGGTTCATTGTGGAGAGCCCCAGCCTTGGCACAGGATCTTGTCCAGGTCTAAGAGTAAATACATCTGAAGGAGTGGTAGTATTGAGCCACTCAGGCCAGAAAACAGAAGGGCCACAGAGGATTAGTGCAAAAATAAGTCAGATCCCACAAGCGACAGCAGGTGACATGGAATCTCAACAGCTGGTATCAATGCCCCAGATAAAACAGGAGCTGTATGGTCATTCTCATTCAGGACTTCAAAAAGGGCCTTCATCACAGGCAGATCACGGGCATCTTGGAAAGACTCAATCAACTTTATCCTCCACGAAACAAGAAAGTGCTGTTGAAAAGATGGAATCTACTTTCCAGTCTGGACCTCAAGGAGTAGTTAAGCGTCTCACACAGGGAAACCAACAAGTAATGAGTTATCATCAAGAGTACATGCAAATGAAACATCCGAAGAAAATGGACACTGCTGATCATCACAGTACCGATGGCAATAAACCTGCTTGGACTTCTGCCATAAGTCCTGCTATAAGTCCCCATTTACCCTCGCCACCTGGTAACCATGTAGGCTTTGTCGCAGCTGCCAGTGAAAGAGCTTCTTCACATATCAGTGGAGTCAAACAAGAACCACGATCACCTCGCAAGTCAAACCACCCACACTCCCCATTTACTAAAGTATCCTCACCCATTGGCTCCTCATCACCAAAGGGCATACCAGTGATGTTGTCAACTGGTATTCCTGCTATGCAACAGTTCATTACTGGTGTTCATCATCCAGAACAGTCTGTAATTATGCCACCTCACAGTGTGCCAGGAGGCCTGGGACGGATGTCTCCTCACCGTGTTACACAAGCAATTCCAGTGGGACATCTTGTCCAAGGAGATGTAAGGGTCAATACTCCACCGCTTTCCGTGATGAACTATGGGATGCATGGTGAGGCTCTTGCCTCTCCCTGGTCTGGTTCTATGCAGCAAAGGCCCACATCACCTCAGGCTGTTGGCAGAGAAAAAGTCCTCAAAGTAAACCCTGGTTCTTTGAGGGGTCATGAGGGAGAACAGGATGAACCCAGACGCTTCCATCAGGCTCCAGGGAGGCAACCTGGCGCACAGATAAAACAAGAGACATTGCAGTCTGATCCACGTGGACCTCTGCGGGGTAATGTCCAGTTAGAGACATACATGGCACAAAGGGATATGCGTGTGCTCTTGCATCAACAGGGAGAGCGCCTGGCCACAGATCCTCATTCAGGACACATTCAGGAgcctcttcctccctcttcaGCACCCTCCAGCCTACCTTTATCATTGTCTCCAAGAGCGCATGTTTTGTCTAAAGGTGTATCTGAAAAGGATATAACAAAGCCACTGGAGGCAAAGCAGCCACACTCTCCTCTTGCTAAAGATGGATTGATGGGAATACGACAATCTGGGCAAGCCATTGCATCTCCCCAGAGAGTTCAGTTAATGACACCAGGACTTGGTGGTTCATTCCCAGAGTACTCATCTATTTACACAAATCCAAGAGGAATCCATTCCCAAATACCTGAGACTTCCTCAGCTGGAATGAACCAGCCACCATTGAGCATCACACCAACTTTG GGTGCAGACCTTCAGACCAAACCAGATGGCAAGATGACACAGCCTGTTAATATGGTGCAGTTGCTCACG AAATACCCCATTGTGTGGCAAGGCCTGCTGGCACTGAAGAATGACACAGCTGCAGTCCAATTGCATTTTGTCTGTGGCAACAAAGCTTTGGCTCATCGATCACTGCCCTTGCAAGAAGGAGGCGCATTGCTGAGGATTGTCCAGAGAATGAGACTAGAGGCTTCACAACTGGAGAGTGTAGCCCGAAGAATGACT GGGGACAGTGATTTCTGTCTTCTCCTTGCTCTGCCATGTGGAAGAGATCAAGAGGATGTCCTTCACCAAACTCAAGCTCTTAAGGCAGCTTTTATCAACTACTTGCAGACAAAGCTGGCTGCCGGTATCATCAATATACCCAACCCAGGTTCCAATCAG CCTGCATATGTGCTCCAGATTTTCCCACCATGTGAATTTTCAGAGAGCCACCTCTCCCAGCTCGCCCCTGACCTTTTGAACAGGATTTCCAGCATCTCACCACACCTCATGATTGTCATCACCTCTGTGTAA